Below is a genomic region from Rhodospirillum centenum SW.
CTGCTGGTGCCGCTGGTGCGGCGCTGCCTGTCGCTGCTGCGCCGGCGCGGGGCGGTGCCGGACCTGGCCGCCGACGGGCGGCTGGTCGCGGTGCAGATCCTCTCGCCGCTGGCCCGCGCGCAGCAGCGGCGCGATGCCGAGGCCGTGCTGCGCTGGCTGGAGAGCGTCACCGGCCTGGGGGACGCGGCGATGCGGGCCGTGGACCTGGAAGCCTGTGCCCGCTTCCTGGCCGATGCCGCCGGCGTGCCCGCCGCCCTGCTGACCCCGCCCGCCATCCCGCCCCTGTCGCCGCCCGCCGCATTCCCGCCCGCCGGAGACCGGCCCGCCGGAGACCTGCCATGACCGCCGACGCCACGGTTGACTTCCCCGACCCGTCCCCCGGCTGGCCCTGGCCGGTACTGCCCGCCGCCACGCCGCCGGTGGAGAGCCTGGAGCTGGCCCGCGCCTGCGCCCGGCTGTTCGCCGGCGCGGACGGCCAGCGCCTGCTGGCGCATCTGCGCCGCCTGACCCTCGGCCGCGCGCTCGGGCCGGAGGCGGGCGACGCCGCCCTGCGCCATCTGGAGGGCCAGCGCGCCCTGGTGCTGCATCTGGAGACCCTTGCCGCCCGCGGCCGCACGGCCCCGGCCTGACCCGTCCCTGTCCCGCTGGAGACCCCGCCATGACCGAGACCGCCGCCCCGTCCGCTCACGCCCCGTCCGTTTCCGTCCCTCCCGCCGCTGCGGAGGCGCCGTCCGCCGCCCGGCCGCCGCATGTCCCGGAGAAGTTCTGGGACGCCCGTGCCGGTGCCGTCCGGCTGGAGGCGCTGCTGAAGTCCTATCTGGAGCTGGAGAAGCGCCTGGGCGCCGCCTCTCCGCCGGTTGCCCCGCCCGCGGCTGCCCGGCTGCCGGAGACGGCGGAGGGCTACTGCATCGCCTGCGACCACGGCCTGTTCGGCCCGGACCCGGAGATCAACGCCCGCCTGCACGCCGCCGGCTTCACGCCCGACCAGGCGCAGCTTCTCTACGATCTGGCGGCGGAACGGCTGGTGCCGCTCTTGGGGGAGATGGCGGCCGAGTTCCAGGCCGAGCGCGAGCTGGACCGGCTGGTCGCCCGCTTCGGCGGGCCGGAGGGCTGGGCCGCCGTGTCGCAGCAGATCCTGGCCTGGGCCGGGCGCAACCTGCCGGCCCCGGTCGTCGCCGCCCTGGCCGGCACGGCGGACGGGGTGCTGGCGCTGCACCGGATGATGACGGGGGCGGAGCCCGCGGCCCTGCCCGGCGGTGGGACCGGCGCGGGCGACGCGGCCGACCTGCACCGCATGGTCGGCGATCCGCGCTACTGGCGCGACCGCGACCCCGGCTTCATCGCCCAGGTGACGGAGGGCTTCCGCCGCGCCTACGGGAGCTGATGCCCCGTTCCGGTCCGTCCCGCCCGCCGCCGGTCAGTCGCGCAGCCACTGGCGGGCGGCGGCGGCCACCTTTTCCGTATAGTCGGGGCGGTCGGGGCCGGCCAGCGGCAGGCGCCAGTCGGCGGCGATGGCGCGCAGGGCGATGGCCCCCTTCGGCTCCTCCAGCGACTGGCCCAGGGTCCGGGCGCGGCGGGCCAGCTCCATCTCCTGGCCCCAGAAATAGACGCCCGCGGCGCCGGTGTTCTCGACCATGCGGCGCACCTCCTCCTCCCGGCCGGGGCCGTTCAGGGGGCGCCAGATGTCGGGCATCAGGAAGTCGGCGGCACCGCGCCAGGTCAGCGCATCGCCCTCCACCACCGTCAGCTTCGCCGCGGCGTCCGGCGGAAGCTGGCGGAACACGCCGATCTCCCGCTCCAGCGCGATCACCGCCGGGTCGCGCTCGACGACGGTGACGCGCGCGACCCGCGGGTTCAGGGCGGTGTTGGCGGCGGCCCAGCCCATGCCCAGCCCCATCACCACCGTATGGCCGCAGGCGGCGGCGATGCCGATCTCCTGGCTTTCCAGCTCCATCGGCGTGATCGACATCCAGGAGCGCGGGCCGTCCGGCTCCAGCCGGACCAGGGCGGCCAGCCCTTCCACCAGCCACAGGCCGCTCCAGTAGCCCCGGCTCAGCACCATGCCGCCGCGCTGCACGACCCAGCCGTCGCCCTGCATCGGCGGATAGTCCGGCACGAACAGCGGCGTGTGGAAGGACGGGGCCAGGCCCAGGCCCGGGATGGCGGCGGTGGAACTGT
It encodes:
- a CDS encoding capsid assembly protein gives rise to the protein MTETAAPSAHAPSVSVPPAAAEAPSAARPPHVPEKFWDARAGAVRLEALLKSYLELEKRLGAASPPVAPPAAARLPETAEGYCIACDHGLFGPDPEINARLHAAGFTPDQAQLLYDLAAERLVPLLGEMAAEFQAERELDRLVARFGGPEGWAAVSQQILAWAGRNLPAPVVAALAGTADGVLALHRMMTGAEPAALPGGGTGAGDAADLHRMVGDPRYWRDRDPGFIAQVTEGFRRAYGS